One part of the Halopenitus persicus genome encodes these proteins:
- the tcuA gene encoding FAD-dependent tricarballylate dehydrogenase TcuA has protein sequence MNRHSFDIVVIGCGIAGLAAGLRAAELDRSVCLLEKSPKEHRGGHTRFTESFRIPTADVDVDASFNVEDYSTADFYSDIMQVTNYRADEDLVDRLVSESPETFEWLTDHGVSWEYQAPHPGYTAGRVWLHGEDMVDELVEIVEDRGVEIFYEAEARSLRRDDDGTVSAVEARHEGRRTLFEGDAVILAAGDYGSSKERRTRYYGPGYGNMKVRGSRYNTGEALDAAMDVGAKSEGEWGDAHIAIIDVQSPEVEGGITRIDGYQYGVILNHDGERFVDEGEDARAHTYAKFGREIFEQPYHEAFIVVDSKTVDDVAHMGPGRAVTADSIESLVRRLDIEDPERAVETVERFNEACTVEGDGLDAYEPNVLDGNDAPDVDPPKSNWALPIDEPPFTGYPVTGGMTFGFGGVAVTPDAEVLDTRDDPIPGLYAAGNATGGLFYNNYPGGTGLTNAAVYGRIAAETAVDDLE, from the coding sequence ATGAACCGACATTCCTTCGATATCGTCGTCATTGGCTGTGGCATCGCCGGTCTCGCCGCCGGACTCCGCGCGGCGGAGCTCGACCGATCCGTCTGTCTCCTCGAGAAGAGTCCGAAGGAACACCGCGGCGGTCACACGCGGTTCACCGAGTCGTTCCGGATCCCGACCGCGGACGTCGACGTCGACGCGAGCTTCAACGTCGAGGACTACTCGACGGCCGACTTCTACTCGGACATCATGCAGGTGACGAACTATCGGGCCGACGAGGACCTCGTCGACCGGCTCGTCTCCGAGTCGCCCGAGACCTTCGAATGGCTGACCGACCACGGCGTCAGCTGGGAGTACCAGGCGCCGCATCCCGGCTACACCGCGGGACGCGTCTGGCTCCACGGCGAGGACATGGTGGACGAACTCGTCGAGATCGTCGAGGACCGCGGCGTGGAGATCTTCTACGAGGCCGAGGCACGGTCCCTCCGGCGCGACGACGACGGGACCGTCTCCGCCGTCGAGGCGCGTCACGAGGGACGCCGCACGCTTTTCGAGGGCGACGCAGTGATCCTCGCGGCCGGCGATTACGGCTCGAGCAAGGAGCGACGGACTCGGTACTACGGTCCCGGATACGGGAACATGAAGGTCCGCGGCAGCCGGTACAACACCGGCGAGGCGCTCGACGCCGCGATGGACGTCGGCGCCAAATCGGAGGGCGAATGGGGCGACGCCCACATAGCGATCATCGACGTCCAATCGCCCGAGGTCGAGGGCGGGATCACCCGGATCGACGGCTACCAGTACGGCGTCATCCTCAACCACGACGGCGAGCGGTTCGTCGACGAGGGGGAGGACGCACGCGCACACACCTACGCGAAGTTCGGCCGGGAGATCTTCGAGCAGCCCTACCACGAGGCGTTCATCGTCGTCGACTCGAAGACCGTCGACGACGTCGCGCACATGGGGCCCGGCCGGGCCGTCACGGCCGACTCGATCGAATCGCTCGTCAGACGCCTCGACATCGAGGACCCCGAACGGGCGGTCGAGACGGTGGAGCGGTTCAACGAGGCCTGCACGGTCGAGGGGGACGGCCTCGATGCCTACGAGCCGAACGTCCTCGACGGGAACGACGCGCCCGACGTCGACCCGCCCAAGTCGAACTGGGCGCTCCCGATCGACGAGCCGCCATTCACCGGCTATCCGGTGACGGGCGGGATGACGTTCGGCTTCGGCGGCGTGGCCGTCACGCCGGACGCGGAGGTGCTCGACACGCGCGACGATCCCATCCCCGGACTCTACGCCGCCGGGAACGCGACCGGCGGCCTGTTCTACAACAACTACCCCGGCGGAACCGGCCTGACCAACGCCGCCGTCTACGGGAGGATCGCCGCCGAAACCGCGGTCGACGACCTCGAGTGA
- a CDS encoding METTL5 family protein, producing the protein MASRRSLATKLGVVAGFEQPSASLEQYPTPPALAAHVVHLADLQGDVEGRTVVDLGSGTGMLALAAALRGPARVVGLEVDDDPIRTARENDRRVGTNAPVHWVRGDATRHPLRIAEPTTVLMNPPFGAQNGNRHADRGFLAAAGTIADVSYSVHNGGSEAFVRAFAADNGGTVTHAFAAELDVENRFDHHTADSAAIDAEVYRIEWSGDGSAGNATRPDESTSGT; encoded by the coding sequence ATGGCATCGCGACGCTCCCTGGCGACGAAACTCGGCGTGGTCGCCGGCTTCGAGCAGCCGAGCGCGTCGCTCGAGCAGTACCCGACGCCGCCGGCGCTCGCCGCACACGTCGTCCACCTGGCCGACCTGCAGGGAGACGTCGAGGGACGAACGGTCGTCGACCTCGGATCCGGGACCGGAATGCTCGCGCTGGCGGCGGCACTCCGCGGTCCGGCACGGGTGGTCGGTCTCGAGGTCGACGACGACCCGATCCGAACCGCCCGCGAGAACGATCGGCGCGTCGGGACGAACGCTCCGGTTCACTGGGTTCGCGGGGACGCAACCCGCCACCCGCTCCGGATCGCGGAACCCACGACCGTCCTGATGAACCCCCCGTTCGGCGCCCAGAACGGGAATCGCCACGCCGACCGCGGATTCCTGGCTGCCGCCGGCACGATCGCCGACGTCTCCTACTCGGTCCACAACGGGGGCAGCGAGGCGTTCGTCCGCGCGTTCGCCGCCGACAACGGCGGGACGGTCACCCACGCCTTCGCCGCCGAGCTCGACGTCGAGAACCGGTTCGACCACCACACCGCCGACTCGGCCGCGATCGACGCCGAGGTCTACCGGATCGAGTGGTCCGGCGACGGGTCGGCGGGCAACGCCACGCGACCCGACGAGTCGACGTCGGGAACCTGA